In Pedobacter sp. WC2423, the following are encoded in one genomic region:
- a CDS encoding alpha/beta fold hydrolase: MKYEVIEEDGFKYIEAGKGETLVLLHGLMGELSNWEPVIDHFKENYRILVPILPIYELPILTLGVKSLAKYIHKFIKFKKLGQVVLIGNSLGGHLGLVVTAAHQESVKALVLTGSSGLYENAFGGSFPKRESYDYIREKVEFTFYDPSIATKEMVDEIFKTVNDRSRVIRILALAKSAIRHNMSKELNKITIPVSLIWGKNDQVTPPDVAEEFHQLLPNSELNWVDQCGHVPMMEHPEIFNTYLSTFLDRILLK, encoded by the coding sequence ATGAAATACGAAGTAATAGAAGAGGATGGGTTTAAGTATATAGAGGCCGGAAAAGGCGAAACCCTGGTATTACTTCATGGTTTGATGGGAGAGTTGAGCAATTGGGAACCGGTTATTGATCATTTCAAGGAGAATTACCGTATACTAGTGCCAATTTTACCTATATATGAATTGCCTATCCTTACTCTGGGAGTTAAAAGTTTAGCAAAGTACATTCATAAATTTATAAAGTTTAAAAAACTCGGGCAGGTTGTACTGATCGGAAATTCATTGGGCGGACATCTTGGGCTTGTAGTTACCGCTGCACATCAGGAAAGCGTAAAAGCGTTGGTGTTAACGGGCAGTTCTGGTTTATATGAAAATGCTTTTGGTGGTTCTTTCCCAAAAAGAGAGAGCTATGATTATATTCGTGAAAAAGTAGAATTTACCTTTTATGATCCCTCTATCGCCACGAAAGAAATGGTAGATGAGATATTTAAAACGGTTAATGATCGTTCAAGAGTTATCCGTATTCTGGCTTTGGCAAAATCTGCTATCCGCCACAATATGTCTAAGGAACTGAATAAAATTACGATCCCTGTTTCTTTGATCTGGGGAAAAAATGACCAGGTAACTCCGCCGGATGTAGCTGAAGAATTTCATCAGCTGCTGCCTAACTCAGAGTTAAACTGGGTTGATCAATGCGGGCATGTTCCGATGATGGAGCATCCTGAAATTTTTAACACCTATCTGAGTACTTTCTTAGATAGAATTTTACTGAAATAA
- a CDS encoding GatB/YqeY domain-containing protein — MVSAIIDQEIKKAMLAKDQAALRGLRAIKAALLVARTEKGSAEEITEDAEMKILQRLIKQRKESSDIYKQQGREDLAVIEDEEIAVISQFMPQQLSKEEVEVLIAKLIADAGAVTVKDMGRIMGLANKELAGKADGKLIAEIVKTQLA, encoded by the coding sequence TCTGCAATTATAGATCAGGAAATAAAAAAAGCAATGTTAGCTAAAGATCAGGCTGCATTAAGAGGTTTACGCGCAATTAAAGCTGCATTATTAGTAGCAAGAACGGAAAAAGGATCGGCAGAAGAAATTACTGAAGATGCGGAAATGAAAATTCTTCAGCGTTTAATTAAACAAAGAAAAGAGTCTTCTGATATTTACAAACAACAAGGCAGAGAAGATCTGGCTGTAATTGAAGACGAAGAAATTGCAGTAATCAGTCAGTTTATGCCACAACAATTAAGCAAAGAAGAAGTAGAAGTTCTGATTGCTAAGCTGATAGCAGATGCTGGTGCGGTGACTGTAAAAGACATGGGCCGTATTATGGGGCTGGCAAATAAAGAACTGGCTGGCAAGGCTGATGGCAAATTGATAGCTGAAATTGTTAAAACTCAATTGGCATAA